GATTGTACAGCGCTGGGCAGGCCTCAGACCAAGTTCACCAAATGGCGTTCCGTACATTGGCAAAATGCCTGAAATGGATAACCTCTGGGCAAACTTTGGTCATTTTAGAAATGGTTTGTGTATGGGCGCTGGCTCTGCACAATTGCTCCGTCAGCTTATGCTGGGTCAACCGACATTAGTGGATGCCAAAGCATATTCCCCAGAGCGCTTGCAAAATAAAATCTTAGCCTGACGCGAGTACATTCTCTAAAGCCATTTTTAGTTGAGGATAAGCAAATTCAAATCCTTCTGCTTGCAGGGCTTCGGGTTTAACGTATTGACCATTCAAAATCAATTGCGATTGTTCCCCCAACAAACAGCGAAAAACAGTGCTAGGCGCTGACAAAAGTGGTTTCTTATTGAGTACCGCAGCAGCTTGTTCAACAAATACCTTTTGAGTCACGTTTTCTGGCGCTACGACATTGTGAATTTGGGCAGATTGAGGATGTTTAAATATAAACTCGATTGCACTTAACACGTCTTCAATGTGTACCCAAACCACAGGCTGACGACCATGACCAATTTGACCGACTAAATTGAGTCGAATCGGAAGCAACATTTTAGGCAAGATGCCACCGCCCTGCCCAAACACCACACCTAAACGAATAATTTTAGTATTTTGCTGAGCGTCTGCTAAAGCTGCGTGTTCCCACTCTTGGCAAAGCTTGGACATAAAAATAGGCTGTGGTGAGCTTTGTTCAGTGCACACCTCTGTCCAATTTTCTTGATCATCAATCCCGTAATAGCCAATCGCGGAGCCAGAGACAATCACTTCTGGAAAAATTTCAGATTGCTTGAGCCATGCATATAACTTTCGGGTCGTGTTTACTCGGCTTTCAATGAGTTGTTTTTTACGTGACCCGGTCCAGCGTTTCTCTCCAATATTTGCACCTGCCAAATTCACCACATAGTCAATTTGACGTGTCGTAATATCTTCGAATTTTTGCACCCACTGTAAGGCAGGATGGTCAGATTTCTTGCCAGCCTGCCGTGTCACAGCAATCACGTTATAATTTTTTTGCAGCAGGAACTTAATTAAATGCGTTCCTATAAAACCACTAGCACCCGTGATTAATACATTCTTATTCATATTTCCTCCTAAGCCGAGGACACAAGTTTTATTTCATTATATAAGACTCATTTATATTTAATCGTAGCTGTTTATGTAGTGATCTATTGCACATTAAACATTTTGTCTGCCATTCGCTGTGCCTGTTTGCCATAAAACCAGTAGGTAATTAAATAAAGCGGAATAGCTAACATTAAAAGCATAATCACCATAATGCTCAAGAACTGAGGTTGTTTGAGGTAAAGCATAAAGTTCTGCAAAATCTCTGGGTCTTTTCTAGCAAATAAAAACAGACCAAATAAAACACCACACAAGTTATAGCCCCAAAAAATCAGGGTAAAACCTAAAGTAAATTTCTTTTTTTCTTGTACAGTCGGAGCACGGCGTTCTTTCTTTAAAAATTTAAATAAGACAAAAATCATTGCGCCTAAATATGGAACGGCTGTTAAAATACCGCCTACACTCGCTGGTAATAGTGCTGCAACCACACCTACAATTAAGGTAAGTACGATGCATAAAGCAAAAAACCAGAGAAAGTAAGTACGTAATTTGGTCATATTTTTGCCTAATTTATGGGTTCAAAAAATAATTATAAATTTTTTTCGATTTTTTTTCATTTTTCTGTCAACCAATTCGAATCTCTTGACGTTATATAGGGTAATAAGGTCGCAGCAACCGAATACTTCCTTTGCACGGCATCCGCAAAATTGTTTCGGTGACCTTTCATTACGACTTACGACTCTTTCCTTCCTTCGGATTAGGTTTTGTTAGCAGCCGAAACCCTTGATGAAGTTTTTGACCGACGATTCTCTCATCACTCGAATCGTCGGTTTTTATTTTCTAGCACTTTCATTTATTTTACGCTCAACATACACAATAGTCCTTTCGTGGCCATAAAGGCTATGCGTATACTTTTTGCACCATAAAAATATGTTTTAAATAATATGAATAATATTGCCTATTTTGAAATCCAGTCTTCAAACCCTGCCCGCGATTCGCAGTTTTATCAAACTGTGTTCGGCTGGCAATTTAAACTCGATGAAAACTTACCAATTGAATATTATCGTATCGAAACGCCTTCAATTATGGGTGGACTATTAAAACGCCCAACCCAAACGCCGCCAATGGAATATGGCACCAACGCATTTACCTGTTCGGTTCAGGTAGAAAACTTCGATGAGGTAGCTGCAAAAATTTTAGAGCAAGGTGGTATTGTCGCGATGGATAAATTCGCCATTCCCGGTCGTGCTTGGCATGGTTACTTTGTCGATTTAGACCACAACGTTTTTGGTATTTTCCAAGTCGATGAAAATGCAGCTTAAAGATCTTATTTAACGACTCTATTTATTTTTTTAATGTATAGCCACCGCCTTTTTATCGGTGGCTATTCCATATTAATTATTCAGCAAAGCTAAAGCTGGCTTCACATGTAATTGGGAAATTCATCGAATTGGCAATCATGCATTCATGATGCGCTTCTTCATGTAGTTTTGCAGCAAGCTCTTGATCGGCACTTTTTTCCAAAACAATCTCTGGTCTTAAAATAATTTGGGTAAAGTGACCACGTTTAACTGGATCTGTATCTTCCATAAAGCCAAGTGCATGGTCGACATAACTCAGCACATGAATATGATTGACTGCACATAGGTGTAAATACCAAAGCTTATGACAAGCTGAAGCTGATGCAACCAATAAATCTTCTGGGTTCCATCTGGTCACATCACCTAAATAGGCTGGGTCTGATGAACCTTGAATCGTGGCCTTTTGCGGATGATGAATACTAAAGTCTCTTTTATATGAACGATAAGAAGAAGTGCCAGTTCCTGTATTGCCTTCCCACTGTATTTTTACTTCGTATTCATGAATGGTCATTTTGTTCTCAAAGTTCATGGTTTAAGTCGATAGTAACAAAGCAAAGTTTAAAGTGAAAAATTAATTTAAGTTTCAACCTAGGCTTAAATAACGAGCACTTTAAAATGTCTTGATAAAATCTCCTGTCAATTTATGCTAACGTATCTGTGTTTATTTTGGCTTGATGTCTGTTTCTATGTCCGTACATTTTCTACATACTTCTGACTGGCATTTGGGGCAGTTTTTTTATAATCATTCACGCCACTACGAACACCAACAATTTTTAAGCTGGTTACTCACTCAAATTCAAGAAAAACAACCGCATGCCCTGCTTATTGCTGGTGATATTTTTGATGTGATTAACCCGGGTTCTCAAGCACAAAAACAGCTCTACCAATTTTTAGCAGATGCACATCGCCTTGCACCGCACATGCAAACACTCATGATTGCGGGTAACCATGACTCAGGCTACCGTATTGAACAGGTCGAACCACTTTTAGAAAAATACAATGCAAAAACTGTGGGTGTGGTTCGCTGGAATGAAGATAAAACTCTAGATCTCGATCGACTACTTTTACCTATCTATAACCAAAATCAAGATATTGTGGCGTGGTGCCTTTCCCTGCCTTTTTTACGTTCAGCCGAAATTACGGGTTTTAATGAACATACCACCAACAGCAAAAACGCGATTGCCTATTTGCACCAGCAACTCATTGCCGAAGCCAAACGTCGTAAAACGCCAGACCAAGCACTTATTTTGATGTCACATGCGCATATGCAAGGTGGGGAAACATCCGACTCTGAACGCCCAATTATTATTGGTAATGAAGAGGCACTTTCAACAACTTTATTTGAAGATGCTGTCGACTATGTGGCTTTAGGGCATTTGCATAAGCCACAAAAAGTAGGTCAGCCGCACATTCGTTATAGTGGCTCGCCAATTCCACTTTCCTTTAGTGAAATTAACTATAAGCACCAAGTAGTTGAAGTCAAAATTGACCCGACTCAAGACACAGACAGTCGTTTGCAATTTGAAGCTGTAGTAATTCCGCGTTGTATACAGTTGCACCGCATTCGTGGTGAGTTAAACGAAGTATTGCAACAACTCAAAGCTTTACCACACGGCGTGATTGAAAATATTGACCACCGTGAATATGTCGATATTGAATATTATAGTTTAACGCCACCCCAGCCTAATTTACGCCAACAGTTTGAAGCCGCATTGCCACCTGACCGCTATCGTTTAGTGCGTATTTCACGTCAATATGTGAGCCAGGATGCTTCGAACACCGATACCACTCAGCACATTGCACTTGAACCACCAACACCAGAAAAACTCTTTCAAAATATTTGGGAAAAACAAGGTTACAGTACCGATGATGCAGTCTTAAAAGATTTTCTGAGTCTGGTACAAGAAGCACAAAAAAATCTTGAAAATGATGCAACTCCTTAAGGACATGTCATGAAAATTTTATCTATTCGTATAAAAAATCTGGCATCTCTTTCTGACGAGCACTTTATTGATTTTGAAAGCTCGCCTCTAGCTCACGCAGGCTTAATTGCTATTGTGGGAAAAACTGGTGCTGGTAAATCGACCATTTTAGATGCGATGTGTCTTGCCCTGTTTAATCGCGTTCCACGTCTTAAAGACAGCGATGGCAAATTAAAAGATGTCGATGGCTCAGAGCTACTGACCAATTCACCTTTAACTGTATTACGCCGTGGTACGGGACATGGTTTTGCTGAGCTTTGCTTTATTGCTCAAGATCAAAAACGCTATTTAGCACGCTGGGAAATTAAACGTGCGCGTGAAAACCCGAATGGTAAATTACAAAGTGTGCAACGTCACTTAAAATGCCTGACCGATGGTGTAGTGCTTGCCGACAAAGCCAAAGCAGTTGATGAAAAAATTAAACAAATTACCCAGCTTTCATTTGAACAGTTTACTCGTGCTGTTTTACTTGCCCAGTCAGAAGTCACGGCGTTTTTAAAAGCACGAGATAGTGAACGCGGTGAACTACTTGAGTACCTGACAAACTCCAGCATTTTCGCCAAAATTGGTGAATTAGCCTTTCGTAAAACAGCAGATATTGCAAAGCAGCGTAAACAGCTTGAAGAGTTCTTAGGCCACATTGAAATTTTGTCTGATGAAGAGATTGCTGCATTTACGGAACAATATCAGCAAGCCGAGCAAAACCATCACCAGTTAGAACAACAAAAAAATGTCTTAGATAAACAGCAACAATGGTTTGAGCGTAAAGCAAAGCTTGAGCAAGAAGTTCAAGCTAAACAACAACAGTTTCAAACCCAGCAAAATCACCATCAACAATTGGCTGGTGAGCGTGAGCAATTAAAACGACTCGAAGTTTTCTCTGAAATACGCCAACAGGTTTTTCAGCAAGCTCAAAATTTACAAACGCTACAACAGCTTGAACCGCAAATTCAGCAAGCTCAAACCAAGTTTAATGAGTTGGTGCAAGTTTTTGAAACAGGACAAAAGCAGTATCAACTTGCAGAACAAGAACTCAAACAGACGCTCGATTTTGAGCAGCAGCATCAACAAGCTTTAAATCAAGTTCGACAGTCCATTCAAGAACGCGCCTTTATTGCCGATGAATATAAAAAGTGCAAAGAAAAAAGAAACGTACTTGAGCAAAAACTCAGTCCACTGTACCAGCAGCAAAATACTGTGCAACAGCACATTGCACAGCTTCAGCAGAACCAAATTCATCTACAACAGCAGCTTACCCAAACTCAGCAATATGCTGTGTTGGACAAAGGCCTGTCAGCACATCTACATCAGCTTGGGCAATTTATTCAAAACTACCAAGCAATTGAACAACAGCTTGGCAACCCTACCCTTGCTCGCCAGAAGCTGTCGGAAGCTAAAAGCGAACTCGAACAACTCGTAACTTCACTAGGCACAGTTGAACAGATTGAGTTAAAGCTTGAACAACAGCGTAAAGACAAAGATCAAAAACTTGCTCAAATTACTCAGTTAGATCTGATTCAACAGAAAATAATAATTTATCATGAGCTATATGCTGAGCTTCAGCAATTCACCGAAAAACAGACACAGACCTCAGCCCAAGAGCAGCAGCTTAAAACCGTTTGTCAGTTAGCTGAGCAAGAGTACCAAACATCAAAAACTGAACGTGAAAAGTTACAGCACATCCTGCAACAGCAGCGTTTATTACACACCGAAAATATTGAGCAGTTACGGGCCAATCTTAAAGACGGCGAAGCTTGCCTAGTGTGTGGCAGCACACATCATCCCTATCGTATTGATGACAGTGCGGTCTCTAAAGCTTTATTCGACTTGCAGCAACAACAAGAGCAACAGGCAGTAGCGCTAGAACAAACTAAATTTAACGCATGGCAAACCCAGCAACATGCACTTACTCAGTGCCGTGCCGAGCTTGAGCAAGTTCAGAAATACTTAACTCAACTTAAAGCCAAACAATCAAGCTTGCAGCAAGAGCTTAAGCAGCAGTTTAGTCTCAATCAGTTACAGATTGAGCTAAATCAAGCTCCTGAACAAATCTTGCTAATGCTGAACGAACTCAGACAAGCGGCACAAACTGCCATAAATTCATTTGACTCAGAAAACGTGCGTTTAGCCCAATCGATTAAACAACACAATCAGCTTGTTCAAACGATTCAACGTAATGAAAGTTTGCTTAATACAGCACAGCAATGGCAACAACAAGTTCAACATATTGTTGAGTGCTTATCGGAAACTGAACAGCACGCATGGCAGCAAGCAAGTAGCCAAACGGCTAAGCAGACTTGGACTATTCTTGATGCACGCGCTAAGCAGCTTGAGCAACAAGAACAGCTTTCACAGCGTTTTGAACAGCAGCAACAAGAACTTAAAATGTTGACTGCTAACTTTGAACAAATGGCCAAGCAAATTGATGAGATCGATCAAAATCTCCAAGAGATTACGCTTAAAGGCCAACAAAATAATGAAAAAGCGGTGTCGCTCATTCAACAAATGACTGGCCGCGCTGACATTAAACCGCACGAATGGTTAATTGAACACGATGCTAAACGTCAGCAACAACAAACTACCTATCATGAGGCTAAACAACGTTTCGAACAAACCAGACAGCACTTTGAACAGCAAAAACAGGCGCTCGATCAGCTCAAGCATCAACATCAACACACCTCGCAACATCAGCAGCAGGTTGATGGACAAATTCAAAACTGGTTAAAAGCTCACGTTGATTTTCAGGCATCTGATCTTACGGCACTCATGCAGATTAATTCCGCCCAAGAGCAAGACATTCGTAACCGTCTTAATCATGCCGAGCGTTTATTAAGTGAAGCCTCTTCTGCCCTTAAAACCATGCAAGAGCAATTGAGCGAGCATTTACAAACTCAGCCAGATATTGAACATGAAAAGCTTGTTAGCCTTATTCAAGACAATATTGCAGAGCTCAAAGCACAGCTTGAAGTACGTGATCGGCTTAAACTTAAGCTTGAAGTACATCAGCAAAACCTAGCTAAGCAGCAACAATACGCCGAGCAGATTCAAAATATTCAGCAAGAAGAGCATCGTTGGAGCAAAATTTCAGGTCTGATTGGCGATGCTAAAGGTAAAGAGTTCCGTGACTATGCTCAGCAATATCACCTAGATATTTTAGTTGAACATGCGAATCAACAACTGGCGATGCTTTCTCAACGTTATACGCTAAAACGCCTAGAGCAATCGTTAAGCCTTGCGATTATTGACCACGATATGGATGGAGAAACCCGCTCCGTTGCATCTTTATCTGGCGGTGAATCATTCTTAACTGCCCTTGCCTTGTCTTTAGCCATTGCCAATATGGCCTCAGGTTCAATGAAAATTGAATCTCTATTTATTGATGAAGGCTTTGGTACTTTGGATGCTTCTTCTTTGCACATGGTCATGAATGCTTTAGATCAATTGCAAAATCAGGGTCGTCAGGTCATTCTCATTTCACACATTCAAGAAATGCATGAGCGTATTCCTGTACAAATTCAAGTGAAACCACTTGGTGCTGGTGCAAGTACGATTGAAGTCGTGGGTTAATTTATTAGGATTTCATATCTTAAACTTGATTGAATCTTATATAACAAAGGGGCGTATTATTTACGCCCCTTTGTTTCTTGTATGGTCTTGTACTAATTTTTTATTTTTAAAACATCAAAAAATTAATTCACGCAGAGTACGACAACTGCAAAACCGATACAGTACAAGCCGAACAAATGCCAGCGTCCATGTTCTAACCATGAAGACAACCATTTTAATGCCAAAAGACCAGCACCAAAACTAAAGCACATGCCCAATAAGCTTGGAACCATCGAATGGAACACTTGTCCATGTGTCACGGTTTGTAAGCCTTGAGCGTGAACTAAACGATATAATTCTTTTAAAATTACTGCTGGTGTTAATACCACAGCCAACGCAAAACTGAACTCTTCTGCCTTTTGGCGTGATACACCTAAAAATAAACCTGTAGAGATGGTTGCACCAGAACGTGAAAAGCCACGGAAAGGCAAACATAAAGCCTGCACCGCCCCAATAATAGAAGCACTACGCAAACTAATTTCACCCTGCTGACCACGATCTAAACGCGAAGATAAAATAATCAGAACACCTGCCGAAATCAGCGCAGCTGCCATGAGTTTTGAGTTACTAAACAAATGCTCAATTTCGAAACTGCTCGCGCCGCCGAAGAACACATGCTTAATCAGAGATTGGAGCGCTAAACCAAGCACGCCTGTAATAAGCGTTGCTAAAATAATATAGAAGGCTTGTTTTTTAAAACTTTCCCAAGAAGAGAAATAGGTTTTACGCCAAGATTTCCAAAAGTAAACGATCACTGCAAACATCGTACCCGTATGTAACATCACAAGTAAGAAGGTCATATCAGGTGCAGATGGATCATACCCCATTAACTTTTCAGCTAAAATAACGTGTGCGGAACTAGAAACTGGCAATAATTCAGCGAATCCCTGAATGATTGCCAGAATGAAAACATGCAATAAATCCATACATTACACACTCAAATATTAAAATATCTGGGTTATAAGCTAGGAAAATTAAATTTAAATTAACAAATTACAGTTACCCGACAAAACGGTTATCTAAATTGTAAAAGTCATTTTTTCTCAACTGTATCGCGCTTTCCAAATAAAGCCGTTCCTACACGTACCATGGTTGAACCTGCTGCAATCGCAGCGTCTAAATCACCTGACATTCCCATGCTTAATGTGTCCCAGTGTTCTGGGTGGGCATGTTTTTCTTTCACAGCATCAAACAAGGCTTTAGCATCTACAAAAGCGGCTGTGTTATCTGGCGCTGGAATCACCATCAAACCACGTAGTTTAATTTTTGCTAATTGGCTAATTTGAGCAACTAACTCGGCAACCTCATCTGGTGCACAACCATCTTTACTGTCTTGCCCGTCAATATTCACTTGCAAACAAATATTCAAGTCAGATTGATTTTGAAGTCTTTGATTAGATAATCGCTCAGCAATAATCAAACGATCTACACCATGCACCCAATCAAACTTTTCAGCCAAATGTTTAGTCTTGTTGCGCTGAACATGACCAATAAAATGCCATTCAATTTCTAAATCTTGTAAAGCTTCGATTTTGTCTAAAGCTTCTTGTAAATAGTTTTCACCAAATGCTCTTTGTCCTGCTGCATACATTTCACGCAAACTTTCACTCGGATGTGTTTTTGATACGGCTAAAAGTTGCACAGTTTCAGGCGAACGCTGAGCATGTTCACAAGCACGTTGGATTTGCTGTAATACGTGCTGCCGCGCATCTTGCAGGTAATTCATTGACAAGGTTCTCATTTTCAAAAAACTTTTTTGCTTTTCACCTAAAGCGAGGTGTTGGTAAGCCTCGGTGAAAGCCGTATATTATTCTACAAAATAATGACATATTTTGATTTACTTGGGGAAATTATGGATATTACAGAGCTACTCGCCTTCTCTGTGAAAAATGGCGCGTCCGATTTACACTTATCTGCTGGCATGCCACCGATGATTCGCGTTGATGGTGAAGTCCGTCGCATTAACTTACCGGCTCTTGATCATAAAGATGTTCACCGTCTAGTCTATGACATCATGAATGATAAACAACGCCGAGACTACGAAGAAAAGCTTGAAACCGACTTTTCTTTTGAAGTGCCAAATGTTGCTCGTTTCCGTGTTAACGCATTTAACCAAAACCGCGGTGCTGGTGCAGTATTTCGTACCATTCCATCTAAAGTACTTACTATGGAAGATTTAGGCTTAGGTCAAATCTTTAAAGATATTTGCGACTATCCTCGCGGGATTGTACTGGTGACAGGTCCAACAGGTTCGGGTAAATCAACGACGCTTGCGGCAATGATGGACTATATCAACGAGAATCGTTATGACCATATTTTAACGGTTGAAGACCCTATCGAATTTGTACATCAGTCGAAGAAATGTTTGATTAACCAGCGTGAAGTGCATCGTGATACACATGGCTTTAACGAAGCACTTCGTTCGGCACTACGTGAAGACCCAGATATTATTTTGGTCGGTGAGATGCGTGACCTTGAAACCATTCGTTTAGCACTTACTGCTGCCGAAACGGGTCACTTAGTATTTGGTACGCTCCATACGACTTCTGCTGCAAAAACCATTGACCGTGTGATTGACGTATTCCCTGCCGAAGAAAAAGACATGGTTCGTGCCATGTTGTCAGAATCTTTACAGGCTGTTATTTCACAAACCCTACTTAAAAAGAATGGTGGTGGGCGTGTGGCAGCACATGAAATCATGATTGGTATTCCTGCCATTCGTAACTTAATTCGTGAAAACAAAGTCGCCCAAATGTATTCATCAATTCAGACTGGTGCAAATCATGGCATGACGACACTCGACCAAAGCTTAAAAGGTCTAGTTTCTCGTGGTGTGATTAGTCCACAAACGGCTCGTACTGCTGCAAAACAGCCTGAATCATTCCTATAAAAATAATTAGAGAATAAATATGGATTTTAATGACTTACTCAACCTCATGGTTGAAAAAAAATCATCCGATCTTTTTATTACAGATGGTGTTGCGCCATCTATGAAGATTAACGGGCAAATTGTTCCAATTTCAAAAAATAGTCTTTCAGGCGAAGTAATTGGTCAACTCTTACATTCCATCATGAGCGAAAAGCAACGCAAAGAATTTGCAGACACTCGTGAATGTAACTTTGCCATCATGAACCGTGATAAAACTGCCCGCTTTCGTGTGAGTGCTTTTCAGCAGCGTGACATGCCCGGCATGGTGCTACGTCGAATTGAAACTAAAATTCCTTCAATTGATGACTTGCAGTTACCACCTGTTCTTAAAGATTTATCAATGACCAAACGCGGTATCATTATTTTTGTTGGTGCGACAGGTACAGGTAAATCGACGTCTTTGGCTTCAATGATTAGCTATCGTAACCACAACACTAAAGGTCATATCATTACCATTGAAGACCCAATCGAGTTTATTCACGAACATGCGGGCTGCATCATTACCCAACGTGAAGTCGGAATCGATACGGACTCATTTGAAATTGCCTTAAAAAATACTTTGCGACAAGCACCAGATGTCATCTTGATTGGTGAGATTCGATCTCGTGAAGTTATGGACTACGCGATTGGCTTTGCTGAAACAGGTCACCTTGTATTAGCCACAATGCACGCCAACAACGCTAACCAAGCACTCGACCGTATCATTCACTTCTTTGAAAGTGACCGCCACAGTCAGCTCTACATGGACTTATCTCTTAACTTAAAGGCCATGATTGCTCAGCAACTTATTCCAACACCGGATGGCAATTCTCGCCGCGCCGCAATTGAAATTTTAATTAACTCACCATTAATTTCAGATTACATTCGTAAAGGTGAAATTCATGAAATTAAAGATTTAATGAAACGCTCACGTGAACTCGGTATGCAAACCTTTGACCAAGCGTTGTTTGATCTCTATAAAGCAGGCCAAATTACCTACAAAGATGCATTAAAACATGCCGACTCACCAAATGATTTACGTTTGACGATTAAGCTTGCTGAAGAAGGACCTGATCAAATTGCAGGCACAAATCAGCATTTAACCTTCGACCGACAGTAATTTCTTCATAAAAAAAGGAAGGTTAAACGTAACCTTCCTTTTTTATTTGTTTCCTTTGTGTGAAAACGATTATTTCTTACGCAGAACTTCCTGACATTCAGGTTCGTTACAGTAACCGTAGAGGTTTAATGAGTGACCCGTTAAGGTAAACCCATGTTGCTCTGCTACAGCATGCTGTTCCTTCTCGATAACATCATTAGTAAATTCAATAACTTTGTTGCAATTATGGCAAACCAAATGATCGTGATGATCTTCTTGCATAATTTCGAAAACAGA
This genomic stretch from Acinetobacter oleivorans DR1 harbors:
- a CDS encoding PilT/PilU family type 4a pilus ATPase: MDFNDLLNLMVEKKSSDLFITDGVAPSMKINGQIVPISKNSLSGEVIGQLLHSIMSEKQRKEFADTRECNFAIMNRDKTARFRVSAFQQRDMPGMVLRRIETKIPSIDDLQLPPVLKDLSMTKRGIIIFVGATGTGKSTSLASMISYRNHNTKGHIITIEDPIEFIHEHAGCIITQREVGIDTDSFEIALKNTLRQAPDVILIGEIRSREVMDYAIGFAETGHLVLATMHANNANQALDRIIHFFESDRHSQLYMDLSLNLKAMIAQQLIPTPDGNSRRAAIEILINSPLISDYIRKGEIHEIKDLMKRSRELGMQTFDQALFDLYKAGQITYKDALKHADSPNDLRLTIKLAEEGPDQIAGTNQHLTFDRQ